A genome region from Paradevosia shaoguanensis includes the following:
- the flgF gene encoding flagellar basal-body rod protein FlgF translates to MENAQLISLSKQIALQRQMDVVANNLANINTTGFKAENILFEEYKSPTARDRDFAFKDQILSYTQDWATVRDMTQGAFQQTGNPFDLALAGDGYFAVQTPAGERYTKSGSFQLAPDGTLVDLSGNPVLTESGPIKFTGATDDITINADGSITTSQGGRGKLRVVEFADAQAIEHTGGNLFTGTGANAAANTRVIQGVVEKSNVSGVSEMAEMIRVSRAYESLASLMQQQNDLRRTAIQRLGDTQA, encoded by the coding sequence ATGGAAAATGCGCAGCTCATCAGTCTGTCCAAGCAGATCGCCTTGCAGCGGCAGATGGATGTCGTGGCCAACAACCTGGCCAACATCAACACCACGGGTTTCAAGGCCGAGAACATCCTGTTCGAGGAATACAAGAGCCCGACCGCCCGCGACCGCGACTTCGCCTTCAAGGACCAGATCCTCTCCTATACGCAGGATTGGGCCACCGTGCGCGACATGACGCAGGGCGCGTTCCAGCAGACCGGCAACCCCTTCGACCTGGCCCTGGCGGGTGACGGCTACTTCGCCGTCCAGACGCCGGCCGGCGAACGCTACACCAAGTCCGGCTCGTTCCAGCTGGCCCCTGATGGCACGCTGGTCGACCTCTCGGGCAATCCGGTGCTCACCGAATCCGGCCCGATCAAGTTCACCGGCGCCACCGACGACATCACCATCAATGCCGATGGCTCGATCACCACCTCGCAGGGTGGCCGCGGCAAGCTGCGCGTCGTGGAATTCGCCGACGCCCAGGCCATCGAGCACACCGGCGGCAACCTCTTCACCGGCACCGGCGCCAATGCTGCCGCCAATACCCGCGTCATCCAGGGCGTTGTCGAGAAGTCCAACGTTTCCGGCGTCTCCGAGATGGCCGAGATGATCCGCGTCTCGCGGGCTTACGAAAGCCTGGCGAGCCTCATGCAGCAGCAGAACGATCTGCGCCGCACTGCCATTCAGCGCCTCGGCGACACCCAGGCCTAA
- a CDS encoding flagellar basal body-associated FliL family protein encodes MAAEAEIEDGALASAATKKKGRGRIMLIAGVAAAVIVIGAGSYFFLFANKPKETVESTASAAVAPNTFIFNLPEMTVNLSSPEGSENFMKLTIALEVADEEMMKTIQPRMAKVIDAFQVYLRELRKSDLEGSAGIYRLKEELLRRVNVAIAPAQVENVLFKELLVQ; translated from the coding sequence ATGGCTGCGGAAGCCGAAATCGAAGACGGCGCACTTGCGTCCGCCGCGACCAAGAAGAAGGGTCGCGGGCGTATCATGCTGATCGCGGGCGTTGCGGCCGCCGTGATCGTCATTGGCGCGGGAAGCTATTTCTTCCTCTTCGCCAACAAGCCTAAGGAGACGGTGGAAAGCACCGCCTCGGCAGCGGTCGCTCCCAATACTTTCATCTTCAATCTTCCGGAAATGACGGTGAACCTGTCGAGCCCGGAGGGTTCCGAGAACTTCATGAAGCTCACCATCGCGCTCGAAGTGGCCGATGAGGAGATGATGAAGACCATCCAGCCGCGCATGGCCAAGGTCATCGACGCGTTCCAGGTCTATCTGCGCGAGCTGCGCAAGAGCGACCTCGAAGGCTCGGCCGGTATCTATCGCCTCAAGGAAGAGCTGCTGCGGCGCGTCAACGTCGCCATCGCTCCGGCGCAGGTCGAGAACGTTCTCTTCAAAGAACTCCTGGTGCAGTGA
- a CDS encoding class I SAM-dependent methyltransferase, with protein sequence MSERTEHWQTVYTTKKEDEVSWFETSPEISLALIGKASGGKPADIVDIGGGASRLVDALLPEHDVTVLDLSAAALDAARNRLGAVAEKVDWVVSDATRWHPTRAFDVWHDRAALHFLTDPEDQRAYVAVLKSALRPGGTAILATFAPDGPEKCSGLPVARHDADTLAALLGPGFKLQETLRHTHKTPWGSEQRFQYSAFKREES encoded by the coding sequence ATGAGCGAACGCACCGAACACTGGCAGACCGTCTACACCACCAAGAAGGAAGATGAGGTGAGCTGGTTCGAAACCAGCCCCGAAATCTCCCTCGCCCTCATCGGCAAGGCCAGTGGCGGCAAGCCCGCCGACATCGTCGACATCGGCGGCGGCGCCTCCCGCCTCGTCGATGCTCTGTTGCCCGAACACGACGTCACCGTCCTCGACCTTTCCGCAGCCGCCCTAGACGCCGCCCGCAACCGCCTCGGCGCTGTTGCCGAGAAGGTCGATTGGGTCGTCTCCGACGCCACCCGCTGGCACCCCACCCGCGCCTTCGACGTTTGGCACGACCGCGCCGCCCTGCACTTCCTCACCGACCCGGAAGACCAGCGCGCCTACGTCGCGGTCCTCAAATCCGCCCTCCGCCCCGGCGGCACCGCCATTCTCGCCACCTTCGCCCCCGACGGCCCCGAAAAATGCAGCGGCCTCCCGGTCGCCCGACACGATGCCGACACTCTTGCGGCTCTGCTTGGCCCCGGCTTCAAGCTGCAGGAAACGCTACGCCACACCCACAAGACCCCATGGGGCAGCGAACAGCGTTTCCAGTATTCAGCATTTAAGCGCGAGGAGAGCTAA
- the flgH gene encoding flagellar basal body L-ring protein FlgH translates to MNAFKIATIVALTSLLGACSTMDRLSQVGQAPPLTAIQDPTTTAGYQPVSMPMPQAIEDTYLPNSLYRTSAKGFFKDQRAHRVGDILTVLVTIDDQAQISNQTARGRTSTNTAGVGGVLGSIFNGIAPDVDAKAAVDTTSGMNDKGTGSVNRKENIETSVAAVVTQVLPNGNLVIEGRQEVRVNFEVRDLIVSGIVRPEDIRADNTIPSTKIAEARVAYGGRGQITDVQQPRYGQQVLDAILPF, encoded by the coding sequence ATGAACGCTTTCAAGATCGCGACCATCGTCGCCCTCACCTCGCTCCTCGGCGCCTGCTCCACCATGGACCGGCTTTCCCAGGTCGGCCAGGCCCCGCCGCTGACGGCCATCCAGGACCCGACCACCACGGCCGGTTATCAGCCCGTCTCCATGCCGATGCCGCAGGCCATCGAAGACACCTACCTGCCGAACTCGCTCTACCGCACATCGGCCAAGGGCTTCTTCAAGGACCAGCGCGCCCACCGCGTCGGCGACATCCTGACCGTGCTCGTAACCATCGACGACCAGGCCCAGATTTCCAACCAGACCGCCCGCGGCCGCACCTCGACCAACACTGCCGGCGTCGGTGGCGTACTTGGCTCGATCTTCAACGGCATCGCCCCTGACGTGGACGCCAAGGCTGCCGTCGACACGACTTCCGGCATGAACGACAAGGGCACCGGCTCGGTGAACCGCAAGGAAAACATCGAGACCTCGGTCGCCGCCGTCGTCACCCAGGTCCTGCCGAACGGCAACCTCGTGATCGAAGGCCGCCAGGAAGTGCGCGTCAACTTCGAGGTCCGCGACCTCATCGTCTCGGGCATCGTGCGTCCGGAAGACATCCGCGCCGACAACACGATCCCCTCGACCAAGATCGCCGAAGCCCGCGTGGCCTACGGCGGCCGCGGCCAGATCACCGACGTCCAGCAGCCGCGCTACGGCCAGCAGGTCCTCGACGCGATCCTGCCCTTCTAA
- the flgA gene encoding flagellar basal body P-ring formation chaperone FlgA has translation MSRNLLKSLVAVSASLVALSSAMAAPTLKADVLVSTAIVTVGDMFDGAGLQAEQAMFRAPAPGTAGTVSIEAIRAAALKAGLTEFDAEGIDKVRVARQGTAIDETILTDLIAADLKTRGILNPGMSAQALFDTMLPHVNADDAASPAKLVTLRYMPASGAFAARFAVSGVDKPLDVTGQINLMIEVPHLSANLGAGTILSPTDVEMKLVPLKFAESSGFTSVDQLIGKTLQRPSRAGMMLKATDVADPEVVTRNQAVTVYFRNGPMTLTVKGQALNSASLGQPVAVLNSLSKKVVNGVATASGAVEIKGGPVNVAGL, from the coding sequence ATGTCCCGCAACCTCCTCAAAAGCCTGGTCGCTGTCTCGGCAAGCCTCGTGGCGCTTTCGAGTGCCATGGCTGCTCCGACCCTCAAGGCCGACGTGCTGGTGAGCACCGCAATCGTCACCGTGGGCGACATGTTCGATGGCGCCGGGCTCCAGGCCGAACAGGCCATGTTCCGCGCCCCTGCCCCGGGCACTGCCGGCACTGTCTCGATCGAAGCCATCCGCGCCGCCGCTCTTAAGGCCGGCCTCACCGAGTTCGACGCCGAAGGCATCGACAAGGTGCGCGTCGCCCGCCAGGGCACGGCGATCGACGAGACCATCCTCACCGATCTCATCGCCGCCGATCTCAAGACCCGTGGCATCCTCAACCCGGGCATGAGCGCCCAGGCGCTCTTCGACACCATGCTGCCGCATGTGAATGCCGATGACGCCGCGAGCCCCGCCAAGCTCGTGACCCTGCGCTACATGCCCGCCAGCGGCGCCTTCGCCGCCCGCTTCGCCGTCTCGGGCGTCGACAAGCCGCTCGACGTCACCGGCCAGATCAACCTGATGATCGAAGTCCCGCATCTCTCGGCCAATCTCGGCGCCGGCACCATCCTGTCGCCGACCGATGTCGAGATGAAGCTGGTGCCGCTCAAGTTCGCCGAAAGCTCTGGCTTCACCAGCGTCGACCAACTCATCGGCAAGACGCTGCAGCGCCCGAGCCGTGCCGGCATGATGCTCAAGGCCACCGACGTGGCCGACCCGGAAGTCGTGACGCGCAACCAGGCCGTCACCGTCTACTTCCGCAACGGCCCCATGACCCTGACGGTCAAGGGCCAGGCCCTCAATTCCGCAAGCCTCGGCCAGCCCGTGGCGGTCCTAAATTCCCTGTCCAAGAAGGTCGTGAACGGCGTGGCCACCGCAAGTGGCGCCGTCGAGATCAAGGGCGGCCCCGTCAACGTTGCCGGGCTCTAA
- the flgG gene encoding flagellar basal-body rod protein FlgG: protein MKALYIASTGMAAQERNVEVISNNIANMRTTGFKRQRAEFQDLLYQTYRRAGSQTSDQGTLVPAGIEVGSGVRTVATPRIMSQGSIAPTEKDLDIAVRGEGFFMIQLPDGRTAYTRDGSFERDDTGQLVNVNGYQVQPGITIPDNATDLAISADGIVEAKLPGQTAATQLGQLQLARFVNKAGLESAGDNLFLETAASGAPQIGTPNVDGTGNLMQGYLEAANVNSVTEIADLIAAQRAYEMNARVISGADEMMQSTSQMR, encoded by the coding sequence ATGAAAGCGCTCTATATCGCATCGACCGGCATGGCCGCCCAGGAACGCAATGTTGAAGTGATCTCCAACAACATTGCCAACATGCGCACCACGGGCTTCAAGCGCCAGCGTGCCGAGTTCCAGGACCTGCTCTATCAGACCTACCGCCGCGCCGGTTCGCAGACCTCCGACCAGGGCACGCTCGTTCCTGCCGGCATCGAAGTCGGCTCGGGCGTGCGCACCGTCGCCACCCCGCGCATCATGAGCCAGGGCTCGATCGCCCCCACCGAGAAGGATCTCGATATCGCCGTGCGCGGCGAAGGCTTCTTCATGATCCAGCTTCCCGACGGCCGCACCGCCTATACCCGCGACGGCTCGTTCGAGCGCGACGACACCGGCCAGCTGGTCAACGTCAACGGCTACCAGGTGCAGCCGGGCATCACCATTCCCGACAACGCCACCGACCTTGCGATCTCTGCCGACGGCATCGTCGAGGCCAAGCTCCCCGGCCAGACCGCCGCCACCCAGCTCGGCCAGCTCCAGCTCGCCCGTTTCGTCAACAAGGCGGGCCTGGAATCGGCCGGTGACAACCTCTTCCTCGAGACGGCCGCCTCCGGCGCCCCGCAGATCGGCACGCCGAACGTGGACGGCACCGGCAACCTCATGCAGGGCTACCTCGAAGCCGCCAACGTCAACTCGGTCACCGAGATTGCCGACCTCATCGCCGCCCAGCGCGCCTACGAAATGAATGCGCGCGTGATCTCGGGCGCCGACGAGATGATGCAGTCCACCTCGCAGATGCGCTGA
- a CDS encoding glutathione binding-like protein, with the protein MADLSAFPITKRWPASNPDILQLYSLPTPNGVKVSAMLEEIGLPYEPHLVKIGEDESWTPEFLSLNPNGKIPAIIDPNGPDGKPLGLFESGAILIYLAEKTGKLLPTDPAQRYETMQWVFFQMAAVGPMFGQVGFFYRYAGREWEDKRPLNRYATESKRLMGVLEARLDGRQWIMGDEYTIADVATFPWVRNLQMFYEADPVIGFKSFPRTMEWMKRASERPASVKAFDIPARG; encoded by the coding sequence GTGGCCGATCTATCTGCCTTTCCCATCACCAAGCGCTGGCCGGCGAGCAATCCGGATATCCTGCAACTCTACTCGCTGCCGACGCCGAACGGGGTGAAGGTTTCGGCCATGCTCGAGGAAATCGGGCTTCCCTACGAGCCGCACCTGGTCAAGATCGGCGAGGATGAGAGCTGGACGCCCGAATTCCTCTCGCTCAACCCCAATGGCAAGATTCCGGCCATCATCGACCCTAACGGGCCGGACGGGAAGCCGCTCGGCCTCTTCGAATCCGGCGCCATCCTCATCTATCTCGCCGAGAAGACCGGCAAGCTGCTGCCGACCGATCCCGCGCAGCGCTACGAGACCATGCAGTGGGTGTTCTTCCAGATGGCCGCGGTCGGACCGATGTTCGGGCAGGTCGGGTTCTTCTACAGATATGCCGGCCGCGAATGGGAGGATAAGCGTCCGCTCAACCGTTATGCCACCGAATCCAAGCGGCTGATGGGCGTGCTCGAAGCGCGGCTCGATGGGCGGCAGTGGATCATGGGGGACGAGTATACGATCGCCGACGTGGCGACGTTCCCCTGGGTGCGCAACCTGCAGATGTTCTACGAGGCCGACCCGGTTATCGGGTTCAAGTCGTTTCCGCGCACGATGGAATGGATGAAGCGGGCGTCGGAACGGCCGGCTTCGGTGAAGGCGTTCGATATTCCCGCTCGGGGGTAG